In a single window of the Pseudomonas sp. B21-015 genome:
- a CDS encoding GlxA family transcriptional regulator codes for MASLRYGKQLGHGLTPAFETRLVSPDGKSVNSFSDVIMPVDGGLENADVIILPAFWDDFDTLCKRYPQVLPWLREQHARGAVLCGEATGVFWLAEAGLLNGKEATTYWRFFNAFAERFPQVQLNQDKHLTDADNLYCAGGTTSACDLYIYLIERFCGANVAQAVARDILYEVQRSYAPGRIGFGGQKLHQDVIILQIQHWLEEHFADKFRFEDVAREHGMSIRNFMRRFQTATGDKPLHYLQRLRIETAKGLLSASRKSIKTISYEVGYDDASFFARLFRQHTELSPNQYRQQFQQAA; via the coding sequence CTGGCCAGCCTGCGCTATGGCAAACAACTGGGCCATGGCCTGACACCGGCGTTTGAAACCCGGTTGGTCAGCCCCGACGGCAAATCGGTGAACAGCTTCAGCGATGTGATCATGCCGGTGGACGGCGGCCTGGAAAATGCCGACGTCATTATCCTTCCCGCCTTCTGGGACGATTTCGACACGCTCTGCAAACGTTATCCACAGGTGCTGCCGTGGCTGCGCGAACAACACGCCCGCGGGGCAGTGCTGTGCGGCGAAGCCACGGGGGTGTTCTGGCTCGCCGAAGCCGGGCTGCTCAATGGCAAGGAAGCGACCACGTACTGGCGATTCTTCAATGCCTTCGCCGAACGCTTCCCACAGGTTCAACTCAATCAGGACAAGCACCTGACCGACGCCGACAACCTGTATTGCGCCGGCGGCACCACTTCGGCCTGCGACCTCTACATTTACCTGATCGAGCGCTTTTGCGGTGCCAACGTGGCCCAGGCCGTGGCCCGTGACATTCTTTATGAAGTGCAGCGCAGCTACGCGCCGGGACGGATCGGTTTCGGCGGGCAGAAACTGCACCAGGACGTGATCATCCTGCAGATCCAGCATTGGCTCGAAGAACACTTCGCCGACAAATTCCGCTTCGAAGACGTGGCCCGCGAACACGGCATGAGCATCCGCAACTTCATGCGCCGCTTCCAGACCGCCACCGGCGACAAACCATTGCATTACCTGCAACGCCTGCGCATCGAAACCGCCAAGGGCTTGTTGTCCGCCAGCCGCAAGAGCATCAAGACCATCAGTTATGAAGTCGGTTACGACGACGCGAGCTTCTTTGCGCGACTGTTCCGCCAGCACACGGAGTTGTCGCCGAACCAGTATCGGCAGCAGTTTCAGCAGGCGGCATAG
- the zapE gene encoding cell division protein ZapE: protein MTPLERYQADLKRPEFFHDAAQETAVRHLQRLYDDLVAASQNKPGLLGKLFGKKDQMPVKGLYFWGGVGRGKTYLVDTFFEALPFKEKTRTHFHRFMKRVHEEMKTLGGEKNPLTIIAKRFSDESRVICFDEFFVSDITDAMILGTLMEELFKNGVTLVATSNIVPDGLYKDGLQRARFLPAIALIKQNTEIVNVDSGVDYRLRHLEQAELFHFPLDAAAQESLRKSFRALTPECTAAIENDVLVIENREIRAVRTCDDVAWFDFRELCDGPRSQNDYIELGKIFHAVLLSDVEQMSVTTDDIARRFINMVDEFYDRNVKLIISAEVELKDLYTGGRLNFEFQRTLSRLLEMQSHEFLSRAHKP, encoded by the coding sequence ATGACGCCCCTAGAACGATATCAAGCTGATCTGAAACGCCCGGAATTCTTCCATGACGCCGCGCAGGAAACCGCCGTGCGCCATTTGCAGCGTCTGTACGACGATCTGGTCGCGGCCTCGCAGAACAAACCGGGCCTGCTCGGCAAACTGTTTGGCAAGAAAGACCAGATGCCGGTCAAGGGCCTGTACTTCTGGGGCGGCGTTGGTCGCGGCAAGACTTACCTGGTCGACACCTTTTTCGAAGCCTTGCCGTTCAAGGAAAAGACTCGCACTCACTTCCACCGCTTCATGAAGCGCGTGCACGAAGAGATGAAGACCCTGGGCGGCGAGAAAAACCCGCTGACTATCATCGCCAAGCGCTTCTCCGACGAGTCGCGAGTGATTTGTTTCGATGAGTTCTTCGTCTCCGACATCACCGACGCCATGATCCTTGGCACGTTGATGGAAGAACTGTTCAAGAACGGCGTGACCCTGGTCGCGACCTCGAACATCGTGCCGGACGGTCTGTACAAGGACGGCTTGCAACGTGCGCGCTTCCTGCCGGCCATTGCGCTGATCAAGCAGAACACCGAGATCGTCAACGTCGACAGTGGCGTCGATTACCGTCTGCGTCACCTCGAGCAAGCGGAGCTGTTCCACTTCCCGCTGGATGCAGCCGCCCAGGAAAGCCTGCGCAAGAGCTTCCGCGCCTTGACGCCGGAATGTACGGCAGCCATCGAGAACGATGTGCTGGTGATCGAGAACCGTGAAATCCGTGCCGTGCGCACCTGCGATGACGTGGCCTGGTTCGACTTCCGCGAACTCTGTGACGGCCCGCGCAGCCAGAACGATTACATCGAGCTGGGCAAGATTTTCCACGCCGTGTTGCTCAGTGATGTCGAGCAGATGAGCGTCACCACCGACGACATCGCCCGACGCTTTATCAACATGGTCGACGAGTTCTACGACCGCAACGTGAAGCTGATCATTTCTGCCGAAGTCGAGCTCAAAGACCTCTATACCGGCGGTCGTTTGAACTTCGAGTTCCAGCGCACCCTCAGCCGCCTGCTGGAAATGCAGTCGCATGAGTTTCTGTCCAGGGCGCACAAGCCATAG
- the rpsI gene encoding 30S ribosomal protein S9, protein MSATQNYGTGRRKTATARVFLRPGTGNISINNRSLDNFFGRETARMVVRQPLELTETVEKFDIYVTVIGGGVSGQAGAIRHGITRALMDYDETLRGALRKAGFVTRDAREVERKKVGLRKARKRPQYSKR, encoded by the coding sequence ATGTCGGCGACTCAAAATTACGGCACTGGCCGTCGCAAGACCGCAACCGCACGCGTTTTCCTGCGTCCGGGCACTGGTAACATCTCCATCAACAACCGTTCGCTGGATAATTTCTTCGGCCGCGAAACTGCCCGCATGGTAGTTCGTCAGCCGCTGGAATTGACTGAGACTGTCGAGAAGTTCGACATCTACGTCACCGTGATCGGCGGTGGTGTAAGTGGTCAAGCTGGCGCGATCCGCCACGGTATCACCCGCGCTCTGATGGACTACGACGAAACTCTGCGCGGTGCTCTGCGCAAAGCCGGCTTCGTAACCCGCGATGCACGTGAAGTTGAACGTAAGAAAGTCGGTCTGCGTAAAGCGCGTAAGCGTCCGCAGTACTCGAAGCGTTAA
- the petA gene encoding ubiquinol-cytochrome c reductase iron-sulfur subunit, translating into MSNDGVNAGRRRFLVAATSVVGAAGAVGAAVPFVGSWFPSAKAKAAGAPVKVNVSKIEPGQQMIAEWRGQPVFIVRRTEEILGNLKKIEGQLSDPASKNSTQPTYVDPQTRSIKPEVLLLIGICTHLGCSPTFRPEVAPADLGKDWVGGYFCPCHGSHYDLAGRVYKSQPAPLNLPVPPHSYETDDIIVIGVDTEKA; encoded by the coding sequence ATGAGCAATGACGGCGTGAATGCAGGCCGGCGTCGCTTCTTGGTAGCAGCCACATCCGTGGTGGGTGCTGCAGGAGCGGTGGGGGCTGCGGTCCCGTTCGTGGGGTCATGGTTTCCCAGTGCCAAGGCGAAAGCCGCAGGTGCACCGGTGAAAGTGAATGTCAGCAAAATCGAGCCAGGTCAGCAAATGATTGCTGAGTGGCGCGGTCAGCCGGTGTTCATCGTCCGCCGTACCGAGGAAATCCTGGGGAATCTGAAAAAGATCGAGGGCCAGTTGTCTGACCCCGCCTCCAAGAACTCTACGCAACCGACCTATGTTGACCCGCAGACGCGTTCGATCAAGCCAGAAGTCCTGCTGCTGATCGGTATTTGCACACACCTGGGTTGCTCACCGACCTTCCGTCCGGAAGTGGCTCCTGCGGACCTGGGCAAGGATTGGGTCGGGGGGTATTTCTGCCCTTGCCACGGTTCTCACTACGATCTGGCTGGCCGCGTCTACAAGTCGCAACCCGCGCCTTTGAATCTGCCAGTTCCCCCGCATTCCTATGAGACCGATGACATCATTGTCATTGGC
- a CDS encoding YhcB family protein, whose protein sequence is MEHSLLVWLLPTLALVVGVAIGFLIARLVPNAAPNRTQRQLDDIQERFDSYQNEVVTHFNSTATLVKKLTQSYQEVQDHLTEGANRLALDEQTRQRLLAALHADAAQAPRERLTPPRDQEPPRDYAPKAPNAPGMLDEHYGLKK, encoded by the coding sequence GTGGAACACTCGCTCTTAGTTTGGTTGTTGCCGACTCTTGCCCTGGTTGTGGGTGTCGCCATTGGATTCCTGATCGCTCGCCTGGTGCCGAATGCCGCGCCTAACCGCACGCAACGTCAGCTGGATGATATTCAGGAACGTTTTGACAGTTACCAGAACGAAGTGGTCACCCACTTCAACAGCACTGCAACACTGGTCAAGAAACTGACTCAAAGCTATCAGGAAGTGCAGGATCATCTCACCGAGGGTGCCAACCGTCTGGCCCTGGACGAGCAGACTCGCCAACGCTTGCTGGCTGCCCTGCACGCCGACGCGGCGCAGGCTCCACGGGAGCGCCTGACGCCACCGCGCGATCAGGAGCCGCCTCGCGACTACGCCCCCAAAGCCCCGAACGCGCCGGGCATGCTCGATGAGCATTACGGCCTGAAGAAGTAA
- a CDS encoding alpha/beta hydrolase: MRETPVVIDGPVGQLEALYLDNDQPRGLALICHPNPVQGGTMLNKVVSTLQRTARDAGLITLRFNYRGVGASEGKHDMGTGEVDDAQAVAEWLRAKHPEIPLTLFGFSFGGFVAASLGGRLEAGGEQLKHLFMVAPAVMRLGDQDQLPHQGALTLIQPETDEVIDPQLVYDWSDALDRPHELLKVAECGHFFHGKLTDLKDLILPRLSN, from the coding sequence ATGCGCGAAACCCCTGTAGTGATTGATGGCCCGGTCGGCCAACTCGAAGCACTTTACCTGGACAACGACCAGCCCCGCGGCCTGGCGCTGATCTGCCACCCGAACCCGGTGCAGGGCGGCACCATGCTCAACAAGGTCGTCTCGACCTTGCAGCGCACCGCGCGCGACGCCGGTTTGATTACCTTGCGTTTCAACTACCGTGGCGTCGGCGCCAGTGAAGGCAAGCACGACATGGGCACCGGCGAAGTCGACGATGCCCAGGCGGTGGCCGAGTGGCTGCGGGCCAAACATCCAGAAATACCTTTGACCCTGTTCGGTTTCTCCTTCGGCGGTTTTGTGGCAGCAAGTCTCGGCGGGCGTCTGGAAGCCGGGGGCGAGCAGCTCAAGCATCTGTTCATGGTCGCGCCTGCCGTCATGCGCCTGGGCGATCAGGATCAACTGCCGCACCAAGGTGCATTGACCCTGATCCAGCCGGAAACCGACGAAGTCATCGATCCGCAGCTCGTTTACGACTGGTCCGACGCACTCGATCGCCCCCATGAGCTGCTGAAAGTGGCAGAATGCGGACACTTTTTTCATGGCAAGCTGACCGATCTCAAGGATCTGATCCTGCCGCGTCTTTCGAATTGA
- a CDS encoding NADP(H)-dependent aldo-keto reductase, translating into MDYRQLGRTDLNVSAICLGTMTWGEQNSEAEAFAQIERAKGAGINFIDTAEMYPVPPKAETYATTERYIGNYFKSRGDRADWILASKIAGPGNTIDYIRDKNLKHNREHIVEAVDASLKRLQTDYIDLYQLHWPERSTNFFGQLGYKHKSEVNLTPLEDTLEALDEQVKAGKIRHIGLSNETPWGTMRFLALAEARGWPRAVSIQNPYNLLNRSFEVGLAEIAIREQCGLLAYSPLAFGFLSGKYEGGARPPKGRLSLYSRFSRYFNPQSEAACSRYVALAREHGLDPAQMALAFVTQQPFVTSNIIGATTLEQLNSNIASFDLKLSDEVLEGIEAIHKDQPNPAP; encoded by the coding sequence ATGGACTATCGCCAGCTAGGACGTACCGATCTGAACGTGAGTGCAATCTGCCTCGGCACCATGACCTGGGGCGAGCAAAACAGCGAGGCTGAAGCCTTCGCCCAGATCGAACGCGCCAAGGGCGCCGGGATCAATTTCATCGACACCGCCGAGATGTACCCGGTGCCGCCCAAAGCCGAAACCTACGCCACCACCGAGCGCTACATCGGCAACTACTTCAAAAGTCGCGGCGATCGGGCCGACTGGATCCTGGCGAGCAAGATCGCCGGCCCCGGCAACACCATCGACTACATCCGCGACAAAAACCTCAAGCACAATCGCGAGCATATCGTCGAAGCCGTGGACGCCAGCCTCAAGCGCTTGCAGACCGATTACATCGACCTCTATCAGTTGCACTGGCCGGAACGCAGCACCAATTTCTTCGGGCAACTGGGCTACAAGCACAAGAGCGAGGTCAACCTCACCCCGCTCGAAGACACGCTTGAAGCGCTGGACGAGCAGGTCAAGGCCGGCAAGATCCGCCACATCGGCCTGTCCAACGAAACCCCGTGGGGAACCATGCGTTTCCTCGCCCTCGCCGAAGCCCGTGGCTGGCCGCGCGCCGTATCGATCCAGAACCCCTACAACCTGCTCAATCGCAGCTTCGAAGTCGGCCTGGCGGAAATCGCCATCCGCGAACAGTGCGGCTTGCTCGCCTACTCGCCGCTGGCGTTCGGCTTCCTGTCGGGCAAGTACGAAGGTGGCGCGCGCCCACCCAAAGGTCGCCTGAGCCTCTACAGCCGCTTCAGTCGCTACTTCAACCCGCAATCGGAGGCAGCGTGCAGCCGTTATGTGGCGCTGGCCCGTGAACACGGCCTGGATCCGGCGCAGATGGCGCTGGCGTTCGTCACGCAGCAGCCGTTCGTGACCAGCAACATCATTGGCGCCACCACGCTTGAGCAACTGAACAGCAACATTGCCAGCTTCGATCTGAAACTGTCCGATGAAGTGCTTGAGGGGATTGAGGCGATTCACAAGGATCAGCCGAATCCCGCACCTTGA
- a CDS encoding acyl-CoA dehydrogenase family protein, which translates to MIPRTLFSSEHELFRDSVRTFLEKEAVPFHGQWEKQGYIDRKLWNKAGEAGMLCSHLPEEYGGLGVDFLYSAVVIEEVGRLGLTGIGFSLHSDIVAPYILHYGSEALKHKYLPKLVSGEMVTAIAMTEPGAGSDLQGVKTTAMLDGDEYVINGSKTFITNGFLADLVIVVAKTDPKAGAKGTSLFLVEANTAGFAKGKRLEKVGMKAQDTSELFFQDVRVPKENLLGQAGMGFAYLMQELPQERLTVAVGGLASAEAALQWTLDYTRERKAFGKAIADFQNTRFKLAEMATEIQIGRVFVDRCLELHLQGKLDVPTAAMAKYWGTDLQCKVLDECVQLHGGYGFMWEYPIARAWADARVQRIYAGTNEIMKEIIARSL; encoded by the coding sequence ATGATCCCCAGAACCTTGTTCAGCTCCGAGCACGAACTTTTTCGCGACAGCGTGCGAACGTTTCTCGAAAAAGAGGCCGTGCCGTTCCATGGGCAATGGGAGAAACAAGGCTACATCGACCGCAAACTCTGGAATAAGGCGGGGGAGGCGGGGATGCTTTGCTCCCATCTGCCGGAAGAATACGGCGGGCTGGGGGTGGACTTTCTCTACAGCGCGGTGGTGATCGAGGAGGTCGGCCGTCTGGGGTTGACCGGGATCGGCTTTTCTCTTCATTCGGACATTGTTGCGCCTTACATCCTGCATTACGGCAGTGAAGCGCTGAAACACAAATACCTGCCCAAACTGGTGTCTGGCGAGATGGTGACGGCCATTGCCATGACCGAGCCCGGTGCGGGTTCCGACCTGCAAGGGGTGAAAACCACTGCGATGCTGGACGGCGACGAATATGTGATCAACGGTTCGAAGACCTTCATCACCAACGGCTTTCTGGCTGACCTGGTAATCGTCGTGGCCAAGACCGATCCGAAGGCTGGGGCGAAGGGCACCAGTTTGTTTCTGGTGGAGGCGAACACTGCGGGCTTCGCCAAAGGCAAGCGTCTGGAAAAAGTCGGCATGAAGGCTCAGGACACCTCGGAGCTGTTTTTTCAGGATGTGCGTGTGCCGAAGGAAAACCTGCTGGGCCAGGCCGGGATGGGCTTCGCTTACCTGATGCAGGAATTGCCCCAGGAGCGTCTGACAGTCGCGGTGGGTGGCTTGGCGTCAGCCGAAGCGGCGTTGCAATGGACGCTGGATTACACCCGTGAGCGCAAGGCCTTCGGCAAGGCCATCGCCGATTTCCAGAACACCCGCTTCAAACTCGCTGAAATGGCAACCGAAATTCAGATCGGCCGGGTCTTCGTCGATCGCTGTCTGGAACTGCATCTGCAAGGCAAGCTCGACGTGCCGACAGCGGCGATGGCCAAGTACTGGGGCACCGACCTGCAATGCAAGGTGCTCGACGAGTGCGTGCAATTGCATGGCGGTTACGGGTTCATGTGGGAATACCCGATCGCCCGGGCGTGGGCGGATGCGCGGGTGCAGCGGATTTATGCCGGGACCAACGAAATCATGAAGGAGATTATTGCGCGGTCGCTGTAA
- a CDS encoding tryptophan--tRNA ligase — MTTRTRILTGITTTGTPHLGNYAGAIRPAIVASRDSNADSFYFLADYHALIKCDDPLRIQRSRLEIAATWLAGGLDVDRVTFYRQSDIPEIPELTWLLTCVAAKGLLNRAHAYKASVDKNVETGEDPDAGITMGLYSYPVLMAADILMFNAHKVPVGRDQIQHVEMARDIGQRFNHLFGQGKEFFTMPEALIEESVATLPGLDGRKMSKSYDNTIPLFSSAKEMKDAISRIVTDSRAPGEAKDPDNSHLFTLFQAFATPAQADEFRSELLQGLGWGEAKNRLFQLLDSELGESRERYHQLIERPADLEDILQIGAKKARSVATPFLHELREAVGLRSFVAQTQVAATTKKKAAKAARFVSFREDDGSFRFRLLAADGEQLLLSRNFADGKTAGQVTKQLQSGQPLDVRSEDLSFSVWLEGECVADSPAFADSAVRDAAIDALRVALTPVQE, encoded by the coding sequence ATGACGACTCGTACCCGTATCCTCACCGGCATCACCACCACCGGCACGCCGCATCTGGGCAACTACGCCGGCGCCATCCGTCCGGCGATCGTTGCCAGCCGTGACAGCAATGCCGATTCGTTCTACTTCCTGGCCGACTACCACGCCCTGATCAAATGCGATGACCCGCTGCGCATCCAGCGCTCGCGTCTGGAAATCGCCGCGACCTGGCTGGCCGGTGGCCTGGACGTGGACCGCGTGACCTTCTATCGCCAGTCCGACATCCCGGAAATCCCTGAACTGACCTGGCTGCTGACCTGCGTGGCCGCCAAGGGCCTGCTCAACCGCGCCCACGCCTACAAGGCGTCGGTGGACAAGAACGTCGAGACCGGCGAAGACCCGGATGCGGGCATCACCATGGGCTTGTACAGCTACCCGGTGTTGATGGCGGCGGACATCCTGATGTTCAACGCTCACAAGGTGCCGGTCGGCCGTGACCAGATCCAGCACGTGGAAATGGCCCGGGACATCGGCCAGCGCTTCAACCACTTGTTCGGTCAGGGCAAAGAGTTCTTCACCATGCCTGAAGCGTTGATCGAGGAGAGCGTGGCCACCTTGCCGGGCCTCGACGGTCGCAAGATGTCGAAGAGCTACGACAACACCATTCCGTTGTTCAGCAGCGCCAAAGAAATGAAGGACGCGATTTCGCGGATCGTGACCGACTCCCGGGCTCCGGGCGAAGCGAAGGATCCGGATAACTCGCACCTGTTCACCCTGTTCCAGGCGTTCGCCACCCCGGCGCAGGCCGACGAATTCCGCAGCGAACTGTTGCAGGGCCTGGGTTGGGGCGAGGCGAAAAATCGTCTGTTCCAGTTGCTGGATAGCGAATTGGGCGAATCCCGTGAGCGTTATCACCAGTTGATCGAGCGCCCGGCGGATCTGGAAGACATTCTGCAGATCGGCGCCAAAAAGGCCCGCTCGGTGGCGACACCGTTCCTCCACGAACTGCGCGAGGCGGTCGGCCTGCGTTCTTTCGTCGCCCAGACCCAAGTCGCGGCCACTACCAAGAAGAAAGCTGCGAAAGCCGCGCGCTTTGTCAGCTTCCGCGAAGATGACGGCAGTTTCCGCTTCCGTCTGCTGGCCGCCGATGGCGAACAACTGCTGCTGTCGCGCAACTTCGCCGACGGCAAAACCGCAGGGCAAGTGACCAAGCAGCTGCAATCCGGTCAGCCGCTGGACGTGCGCAGCGAAGACCTGAGCTTCAGTGTCTGGCTGGAAGGCGAGTGTGTTGCCGACAGCCCGGCCTTCGCCGACAGCGCTGTTCGCGATGCTGCCATCGACGCGTTGCGGGTTGCGCTGACCCCGGTTCAGGAATAA
- the rplM gene encoding 50S ribosomal protein L13 — protein sequence MKTFTAKPETVQRDWFVVDAAGQTLGRLATEIASRLRGKHKAEYTPHVDTGDYIVVINAEQIRVTGAKTTDKIYYSHSGFPGGIKSINFEKLIAKAPERVIETAVKGMLPKNPLGRDMYRKLKVYAGAVHPHTAQQPQELKF from the coding sequence ATGAAAACTTTTACTGCTAAACCGGAAACAGTACAGCGCGACTGGTTTGTCGTCGACGCTGCAGGTCAGACCCTGGGTCGTCTGGCCACCGAAATCGCGAGCCGTCTGCGTGGCAAGCATAAAGCTGAGTACACTCCTCACGTTGACACCGGCGATTACATCGTCGTTATCAATGCCGAGCAGATTCGTGTAACCGGTGCTAAAACCACCGACAAAATCTACTACTCCCACTCCGGTTTCCCGGGCGGCATCAAGTCGATCAACTTCGAAAAGCTGATCGCTAAAGCCCCTGAGCGCGTGATCGAGACCGCGGTCAAAGGCATGCTGCCTAAGAACCCGCTGGGTCGCGACATGTATCGTAAGCTGAAAGTCTATGCGGGCGCTGTACACCCTCATACTGCTCAGCAGCCCCAAGAACTGAAGTTTTAA